From the Macadamia integrifolia cultivar HAES 741 unplaced genomic scaffold, SCU_Mint_v3 scaffold1128, whole genome shotgun sequence genome, the window TCTCTTAGCATTGATTCCAGGCTTGATCCTGGAATTTAGGGGGGTTCATACAAGTTTTATCTGCatcttttttgaaattttctttgtttctttcagATTTCTCTGCTCTGTtagcttttctttttgttcctaTGCAAATTAGAAGATTTTATGTTTCTATTCTCTGTTCTTCGTGTTCTTTTTCTAATTGGTAATACCAAGGAGTTTTAAAGCTGCTCTGCTCGATAGGTGGGTATTTCAACCTGAAAAGGAGATTTATTTAGCTGTTTGTACTCTCTGCTGCTCAAAAGAACCCACTTTATTTAGAGATTCTTGACTATGTTGGCTGAAAGTTCTTCCCCCTTCCTCCtttctccttcccctttcttctttcattccTTTACTTGTttatagttaattttttttgttttttgtaatgTTTTAGCTGCTTATGTGGCTGTCTCTGAAACTCCACAGTGAAGGAAACAGTTGTGTATGGAAATTTctaaatgattttcttttcccttgaaGTAAATTCCATCCTGTTTGTTGCTTGGAAGCATGCATGCAAAgtaatttttaaaaatgttTTTGAATCCTTGGTAATACAGGAACACCTTTTTCATTACTGGAAActcttccccccacccctcttCTTTCTAAATGAAATGTATTTTGCTCATATTTCTATGTACTATTTCTTCTGTTTTGGTGTGTCTTGTTTCTTATATTACTTGGTTAGTACCATAATATGGGCCTAGAAGTTTGGTTCTAACTGAAGATTTCTTCATTTgaaggtttgattttttttctatgcTTTTGTTTCTAGAACTTTTTTCCTGTGTAAAACTGCTTTTTTGTTCTGAGGTTTGGAGATGCTATACCTGGTATTTGCGTATCACCCCTATTTAAGATTATTTATTTACCGACTTGTTGCATTACTATACTctgaaaaaaaatgatttaatgATCTTTGTACGAAAGATATCTACaaacataaataaaagaaaataaaatcggAAGCTACCTCTGTTTGTAAATCTTAATTTCTGTATAAACTGGGTTGAATGTATAAGGCTTAGAGTTAGAAAGGGGTGATTaagttcctttttttctttctttcgaGAGTAAAGCTCTGTTATTGTTGTCTGAAGGAGCTTTGGTTGTATTTAactgttctttctccctttctttttttttttttcatcttaaaaGAAAGATTTTGCTAGTGTCATCCGGTGCTTGAAGCTGATAATGATGAAACTTTTGTTTGTTCTATTTCTCCTTGTGAGGTGGGAGTGTGTATATGCTTTCTTGGATTGGCTGAGGTATTATTGACTGATACATTAGCAGACAAGGGCAGAAGTAACAGataatatatttctttttagaTACATCACTGCTATATTTTATGAATTCTTATTGCAGTTTTAGCTTATGGGTAGTTACTAGAGACATTATCTGGAATTGTCACTGTTGACTCTTCTGATCttgctttctctattttttcttaaatatgcTTAGTTTCTCGTTCTCTTAATTCTGATTGTCTTTGTTTTGGTACTCAGTAGCACAAGGGAAACTACACCTTGCAGTTTGATAAGGAATTCAGACACCATAGGAACTCCTGGTTCTACTACCAGGCATACCACTTCAACTGCAACAAATCGAAGAGTACAGAATGCTAGGAGAAACATCCCAACATCACATGAGATGGAGGAGTTCTTCGCAGCTGCAGAGCAACAGCAACAGAGACGGTTCGCTGAGAAGTACCAACTCATTTCTCAGGCTGTTTCATTGTAGTTGATTAATCCACTATTCATATTTTAATATCTGTCTTCACATTAACATTTAATTTTCAATGTTTGGTTTATCTGGTTGTGCAGATACAATTTCGATCCAGTGAATGATAGTCCTCTTCCTGGACGATATGAATGGGTGAGAGTGGAACCATAAGTTGGGTTGGTGATCCATCGGACTTCTTTTCCTGCAGTTTTTCAATTGATCTCATGCAGAGATTTTGGAAGCAGTAGGTGATGAGGTTGATGGTCTTAACAGTGGGGGTTCCATTTTCTACCACCATTTCTTGCTTtgtaaaaagaggaagaaagagcagTCAAAGCTTTTGTGTAGCCTAATGGTCTGTAACATAACAAAGCTGATGAGTTCCttaacaaaatataaatcaaaagtCCTTTTGTTTAATCAGATCATTTGGAGGGGGAAGGGAAATAGGGTAGGTTTTAGGTTTCTTTTAAGCAGTCCAGTGCAAGGGGTACTGGAAATTAccagattattgttgtttttttttttttccttttgtctaTACTGGTACTGATGGAACCTGATGAAAACTCTCTTGGAATAAACATGACCTATTTTCCTTTATGTTTTTGTCTTCTAATTAAGCATGCGTCTCAAGATTTTGCACTATCCAGTTATTTCTCGTTGTGCCAGTAGGAAACACTGAACTTTCTCTCAGTATCAAGTTGGTGATggttttctacccaaaaaaaagttggTGATGGCTTATTACTTTGTGATCCCTAGGAGGCTGAAATGGGTCTCATATTTTTAAAACTTCTCTTCCAGTTTTCAAGACTTTTGGTGATGCTTACACTGTACTTGGGTTTTAAGAATCTTGCTGGGTTGATCTGATCTTTTTCTGTTGGATCAGATTGTAGTGTTGAGGAGGGGTGGGGTTAAGAGTCCTCTACTCCTCTCCCAGTTTCTTCTGCAAGTGGGCTTTCATTTTGATTGTTCATGATAATGACAAATCATTGCAATTAAAATAGCTTCCTTCACATGGGAGACCCTGTAcggttttatttttcttttactgtCTTTTTTGAACATTTGTTTACTGggattctgttttcttttttaaaattaataatgagaattgagaaatgaacacattttccttctttttcgtTAGGTGGTCAACCCAGTATTTATGGTTCTTGGCCACTAGGTATTCTGTGGTGACTGGTGAGTCATGTTACTTGACTTTTGTGCCTTGTGGCAGTAAACAGTATTAAGCACAGACTTTTGTCTCCTTTACACAGATTGGTTAACGGATAGGATTGTGCACCATAATGGTTCTCTATGAACCCATCCACCGAGGAAGAAATAAGCTTATCTTGCACCATGAGGGCTCTGTAAACAAAGCAGAGAGCATCCAAGCTCATTTTTTCAGATATTGGAATCAGCAGAATGGGTCATATAAATTGAAATCAGTGGACTTTAATAACATGTTTTGGAATTTGTCATGAGTTCATTTTGATCTTAAAAGAAGCTACTTATGAATGGTGGTTGTTGGGACTTATCAGTCAAAATAGCAATGCTGGTGTTTCTGATATTTTTCTATCTTGAGATGGTTGGAGGAGATTGTCTCAATCATGTTCATATAATGCTGCTGCTCTTTTTGTGGGTTCCATGGGGAAGAGCACAAGCATCTACCAGGGAAATCTATATTTGATGCTCCTTTGATTGGTGCAAGATGTTTGGTTGTAATACTTGGCCTACTCCGTTCAGTCCTAGCAAGGAATGGCTTAAAACTCAAGAAGTAGACACTTACATATAGGATTAGTTTTAACATCAATCATTGGATAGATGAAGGAAGGTGAATTGGATAGATGAAGGGAAAAAACCTTCCTTTCACAGGCCTGTTTTTTAAAGTCTCTCACTGGGCTTGCAAAGTTGCAATAGATGAAGAAAATAGATATCCACCCATTCAAGGATGATTTCTCAAATGGGTTAAGAGCACAAGAGCACCTGCATCCAAGATTGCTTGAGATCTATGTTCATGACTTCATTTTAACTTCATCTTTTGAATTTATCTAGGGGACAATGAAACTGATAATGGGTTTCATTGAAAACTCtttttaacccccccccccacccaaaaaaataataataataataataattttaggATCAGTGCCAATAATAGAGATGTCTAAACTGAAGTATTAAATCCAAtccattctttttttgggtaagaaatcCAATCCCTTCTGGGTCATGTTTCTTTGAGACATTACTTACTTATTTTATGTCTTTGTAATAAATGACTAGATAATTTTGAAGGTGAGGGTGGTGGTGTGGGTCCTTTCAGAATCTGCTGCTCTCATAAGAATCTGTAAGGACTAGAAATGAAGTGATGAATAGTAACTATTCAATCAGATATGAAGGCATAATTTAACCCTGCAAGGCCCTTTATCTTTCACAAACCAGACTTCCCTGATTTTCTGCTCCTTCTTACCctgcaactgacagagaaataTGGGAATAtgagacctctctctctctctctctcagagtaACAGCAAGTTCTTCGGATTGGGCACGCATATTCATTTGTGATATCTAGAAGCTCCTGAGAGAAATCAGGAGGATTCAGAAAGATGCAAAGTTATTAGCAGAAGGGCTGCACCAATGCATGAATGATACCCCAACATCAACAACCGGAGAAAAGGGACAGATCAATCAGATAACAAACCTAGCTGCTCTGGATTGGCCATTAGAGGAGGTAGATTTCAATACACTAGTGTGAAAATGTTCCCTAGCTATGGTGTTTGATGTTGCCAGATCAATAAACTAAATTGGCAGTGACATCAAACAGTGAGTCACTGACAGGTGGGTGGGGGTCACATGTGGATCCTCTACAGAGATGATAGAGAACGGTGAAGGTCCCAAACGTCGGATGGACCTCAACACCCCAATCGGACCCTCACTGCCCTCTATAGCCGCTGTAGAGCATCTGGGGACCACATTTTCACCTATCTATGCTCACTGTTTGGTGGTTTCAGCTCGTAGGGTCCATGCCCGGTGCCCTTACCTGTTTATAGTTACCCAGATCCCTGTCCCTTGATCATTTTACATGTTGGTCAAACTATCATCTAAGTCATGTTGAATTAAACTTTTGAGTAAATCTTAAATCTTTCATGGAAAATTATAATGTTTCTAAAAATTGTTTGAGAAACAGgggaagaataaagaagagaaattgttggaaatataaagtaaaaaattaaaatatatatgtcATTCGATTGAAATAGATCACTAAATTTATTATGTGACCAATCTAGAGATTCTCATCTAATTgcatcatggttttaaaattgaaagtaaaatcACTTGATTCGGATCAATTGaggttgattttgatttcaatttcaatttcgatTTCCATGGACTTTGTAGTTTGCATAATAGAAAAATGGACTTgtaaaaaaggtaagaaaatcTTTAGTTTGAGCTCCACCATCCACTTTCTACTATGCATCTCCGCTAGGCCTGTCCATCCCGTCCcccaacttttttttccttttatgatcCCATGCCCTCTACTGATGGACCTTCACCACCCCCTTCTCATTGGTGCACTTGGGAAGTGTAGGGTGCACTACTGGCATGTCGATATCCTTCTCCCATAAAGCGTTAATTGTGTTATCGATAATTTTCTTAGTTCGAAGAATCTAGGTAGATCATATTTAGTTAAGGATCAAGTTTCCCTTCATCCACAATGAATGTATTAAGAGGATTAGATATGCAAGGAGCCGGATCCAATGGGGGTGGATAAGGGATTTTTATACATACTTACCTCACCACGTGttcaaggaaaactttgttACACCCCACATGATTCTTTTGAAGagaaaactaaaaagaaaagaaggcacGATGAAGTGGCAGAACAAGTTATAAATGGCTTCGAAGGCAAAACTTCAGTAGGCCCATTGGGCTGGAACTTAGAGCCTTAGGAATTTGTGAGTTCTGGAAATATCTCTTGGTGCAAATTGTCACCTTccacccttttttctttttctttttctttcatcccAAGTTTCGCCATCAATAGTTGATGACTTTCCCATTAGGGCAAGAGTGGTACCTCTTGTCACAACACTTTAAGAGATGAACTTTTTCCGAAATTGTAAGTGCtattttaggatttagtttTCCTTCATCACGATGAAGATAGATCCCTTAATTTTCACGATCTTCTTAAATAAGAAATGaaagtttgaaaataaaattaagatttttaaGAGTCTAATTGATTGGTGCTTTGCCACTAGAggacattctctctctctctctcaaggaaCCCACTAGAAAAAGACCCATGGAAGGCCAGAATGGAAGCCCAAAAAGGCCACAACCATCTTGGAAAGCAAGTAAAATACGAATAACTCTGAGACTAAATGCCATTAAGGGGACTTAATCAATTAGTATAAAGTCCCTCTAGCACTGTTCAAAGAAGGGAGAAGTGCCAACAACCAGGCCACTTGCAAGTGATTTTACAATAAAGTTGGGATCATTTAAGTGGGTTTACATTATTATATCAATCAATGGAATATTCTGAGGATATGCATATCCAATTTAATTAGTGCAAAATGACAAAGTTGCTCATTAGGTTTTGCATAATTTTGGGGAGGTTCAGAAATGAACCAAATGATACTTTGCCATTCTGGTCTTTTGTGGTCAGAATCTCTGGTTTTATAATGAAGAAACAGTAGAATCCTATGTACTCTGTCCATGCAAGACAAATCAAAacaagaatagagagagagagagagagagagagaggggaaaatgTTGACCTATTCTGAGTTTTCTTTGATGCTCAGAAGtcccaaatcaaaaaagaaTCCAAGGTAGTTTTTGTTTCTTGAATTGCCCATGAAGGAGCAACCCACCTGATTGATTAAGGAGGCAGATCATGTTTGAAGGTAACTGACCAAAATACCAAACTTAGAGATTAGAGCTCAACATTTACTGCGTTTGAAGGTAAAGGGTTGGCATGAAAGTTCCCAGGTGAGTGGACATTTCCTTAATTCCAAAAGAATCCTGCCAGAAGAACAGATGAATGTAGCAACTTTCAGTGACTCTTTCATTCCCATCTCCCCAATTCCAAAAGAATCTTGCCAGAAGAACAGATGAGTGTGGCACTTTCAGTGATTCTTTCATTCTCATCTTCCCTACTTCCAAAAGAATCTTGCCAGTAGAACAGCTGCAGTGACACTCTTTCAATCTCACTTATTTACTTCTTTGTTCTGCCATTCCACCGCTTGATAATTTGATGTTCATTTCATAGTTGGATTCCTATGGAAGGTGAAGTGGTATTAGTGGCAATTGATGCAAGTGAGGAGTTGACAGACCATTCCCTAGAATGGGCAGTGCAGAATTTGATCAAACCCATGGATTCCTTAATTTTTCTTGCCCTTCTTCCTACTTGCCCAAGTCCTTTTGCTTCTGGGAGTTGGGCCAATCAGGCTAGGTTTCAGCAGTTTATAGCTAGTAAGTGTTCATTGCTCTTATGATCAATTTGGAAAGTTACTTCCTTTGATATACTATCTGTTGCACAAATCATTTATTCACGTATAATTGTTTTGATCATCCAAGGCCTGCTAAAGAAATGGGGACTACATCACAACAGGGAAGATTCTTCCAGTCAGATCAAACTCATCAATGGTGTTGATCGTGAATGGTCTAATAGAACAGATGAGACCTGTGTGAAGATGATAAAGCAAATATGTTTGAAAAACAGAGTTAGACAGGTAAGGATGTGTTCTATCATGATGGGTTATAACAGtaattaatttgattttctattttggttgGACTGATATATGTAAAATGTAATAAGTGGAGACATTCCAGGTGAAAATGCAAGCAAAGATTGTCTCCAATGCAATGATGGGCTCAGTAGCTACAGAAGCTAAAGAACTCAAAGCAACATGGGTAGTTCTTGATCGGTATGTACAGGGTGGATTaacccactcaactcattggaAAACAAAAAGGACTTTATCCTGCGGCAGAGCTAAGTCAAGCAACCTACTTATCTTACTCGCTAAGACTAGCCATTATGTCCCAAGTACAGTGTTTTAGTATTCTGATTTGAACCAAATCAGCACCAACTCAAGCACTTCCAGTTTTTAGTGTAGAAGGCACATACAGAACCTACTGTTTTAAAACTTTCAATTTTTCTAGACAATGACAGTTGGGTTGCCTTGTCTGGCTCAAGTAATTTCTCTTGCTGGACAAATTCAATTCCCTGTTTCTTAGtggaaaaaggaaaggaattgAACACTAATCTATGGAaacttcagatttttttttttttcctagtggCTCCATTCTGCTAGTTGTTAATGTTATGCAATGTATGCACACAACAGGCACTTGAGGAAGGAAAGTGCTTTCTGCTTGAAACGACTGAATTGCAACATCATTCTTATGGATCACAGTACCCCAAAAATCCTAAGATCAATCAACTTTCAATTGTCCAAAAGCATTGATGTGCATGAACTTCAAAAGGATCCCATGATAACCTACAATTTGGGTGTTGCATCAGCTTTAGATCTCAATAATAAAGGGTAGGTTTACACTCTTGACAGAATCATATGAGCAGTCTTGACTTGGATAGTGTTCAATTACTGATATTTCATTCACTTTGTCCAGTACGGAATATGGAAATTTTCATGGAGTCACCAGTTCCAGCACTGAATGTGATTCTGCAGAGACTTTTTCTCTTCAGCACTCGCAGTTAATGCACCGTGAATTTGTATCTCGAGCCACATATTGCTCTACTCCTTTTATTAAATCACAACTACTGAATAAGGTAACAAAGTTCAATCCTGATGGAATGCTTAAGTCCTCAGCCACCTCCATGAAAGGGAGAAGAAGTTACACTGGTCTGTTAGTTAAGAGTGGTAAGCCTTTCTTTTGTGGAATTATCTAGCAAAGAATGACTCATCCCCTGAAATACCTTTTGGAAATGTGGCAGATAAAAACCAAGGGAAAAGTGTAATATTGCCAGCAATAGAGCCTTTACCAAGTAGAAAGTCAACAGAATCACCACGTTTATGGCATAATTTTGGGAGACTGACTCAACAAAAGCAACTTTTAATTAGTAGAAGAGCCTCCAAGGATGATAGTGAAAATCACACAATTGTGTCACTCTCTGCTCCAGCAATCAGTAGAACATCAAGCATAAGAAGAGCTATGTCTCTACCCATCAGAAAGCCTTCAAATCCTCCACCTCTTTGTTCTATGTGTAAGCACAAAGCTCCCGTCTTTCACAGGTCCCCAAGGCAGTTCAGTTACCAAGAGATTGAAAGAGCAACAGATAGATTCTCAAGTGAAAATTTCTTGGCTGAGGGAGGACATGGTCCTGTGTTCAGAGGTGTCTTGCCCGATGGGCAGGTTGTTGCAGTTAAACATCATGGGCTGGCAAGTGCACATGGAGCATCAGAATTTTCATCAAAGGTTGAAGAGCTGAGTTGTGCTCAACACAAGAATTTGGTGATGTTGGTAGGCTACTGCATAGAAAAGGAATGGCTCCTTGTCTATGAGTTTGCTTGCAATGGTTCCTTAGACAATCACTTGTATGGTAAGGTGACTAAACCATCTTAAGTATTGATTGTAGATCAGATCCATTAGCATACTAGGTTCGTCAGTTATATTCGTTAGGAAGCTACAGTTAAGTGAATCATAGGTTTTAGTGTTTTCATGGTTTGGCAGGAACAAAGACAAATGAAGTAATGACTTGGGCTAAAAGAATGAAGGTTGCCATTGGAGCTGCAAGAGGGTTAAGATATCTTCACGAAGATTGTCGAGTGGGATGCATTATTCATGGTGACTTCAGACCAAACAATGTTCTTCTCACCCATGATTTTGAACCCTTGGTCAGTTTAGCTATTTTTACTACTTTCTGTTCTCTCAATTCTCTCatgctactttttttttcctatcaaaGTCTCTCTTGATACGTCTTTATGGTTCTGCAGCTTCTGCCACCTCCCAAAGCCATGAGATTTTAGTAGTGGTCAATCATATTTTCCATGCATGTAGGTTGGAGATTTTGGCCTAGCACGGTGGAAAGTGGATGATCAATCTGGTGATGAGACATGCATCATTGGTTCTTTTGGGTAAATTTTCTACTATCCAACCCCAATACTGTCAAATTGAAACAGTCCATAGGTTTTCCACATGCTTATTTCAAACTTAATGATATCTTATATCAAttcaacttcttctttttttctattggaCTAATTATGTAGAAACTTCAGAGTAATATGTCTGGGATAATATTCTTGTACCCAGTAGTGGTTCCTGAAACTGTTCTGATATAATGTTGATCATGGGGCAATGATTCATTTTGTGGTGATAAGATTTCCGATTCAGTTTATATAATCATTTCATATCATTCGCTTTTCTTCACGATGGTGCCTGTTAGGGCCTGATATGTTATGTATATTGTGAGACATGATTCTGAAAAGTTTATTTGAAAATGCCTGAGATGGCCAAATTGCAGAAAATGGAGTTTGACTAACTGCATAATTTCTGGGAGTTCAGCTAATTTTTTCATTAAATCAGTTTGAGGGATCTTAGTCATGAACTGAATCCTGAAAGCTTCCTGCAACATAGAAATTAACAGTTCAGCTAATTTGATCATGAAATTAGTTCGTGGGCACTTATACGTGAAGCTTTATACAACATAGACATGAAGAAAATGGCTGcacctctctttttttaatGCTTATGCATATCTTGATAGTTAGCTCTTCATGTTGGACTTCTAGGCTTAACATAGTTTTACATATCGAAAACCAACGAATgtctttaacacctatacttgtgtGATCTTTACTGCTGACATGAAGCTTTTATGAACTGGTTCAACCATGAATGTGATGAATTGACGGTGAACATTTTCCCATGGCTGCTTTTATATATAGAATAATGGATGTACAGTTAGGGAGAGGTTTACAAGTAAATATATATCAACTAATAAGGTAGCTAAATCTGTAAATGAGTCGATCACTATCTCTGTGCACACTGTGCACATAGGAAGACTCTAGGAGAGATGACATGGCAAAGCTGCCATCCTGCTGATGTGGCATGGGAGCTATGCTATTTAACCAACTAATCCCTCGATGAATCAAACACCAACTAATAAATCACCAGCTCATCTTGACCAGGGGCTCCAGTCTGGATGCTTATCATTGACTTGGAGCACGTAACTGAAGATTGAATTACAATAGATCGATGGAATCATAATTATATATACTGAAAATATATAAACTAAATTAATGCATCAACTTTCATGTTTTGTGCTTGTTACTTACCACATAATATTTTTGTAGGTATCTAGCCCCAGAGTACAGACATACTGGACAATTAACAGCGAAAGCTGATATATACGCATTTGGAATTGTCTTAATGGAACTCTTAAGTGGCCTAAACAACATTGATTCGTCAAGAAGTGAGGAACACCAAATCTTACCAGAATGGGCAAGTCTCTCTTCCATTTTTACATCACATTCTGTGAATAAGAGTAACTACCGCTTAATGTTGATTATCTTCACTTCAATTTGAAAATACATTATACTAGTACAAACATGGATCCTTTCAGTCATATTGCTTTAGTGCAAATCTACTCCATCTAACAGACCATGTTACCATTCTCTGTTTTTGAGCATAGACATTCATATTCTCAAATCCTACCAGCATCCCTAATAGGTGGAACTGTTCCTTTAACAACCAAACTGATAAAATATGCTATAGTATGAAACCGGGCTTAATGTCTTCCACATAAAGGAGACCGACCACCTCTTAACAACTGCTAAAAACAAAGGTACTTCCCTCAGGTAATCAccatatttttaaatttaaatttacagATAGAACATCCATCAATTGATCTTTTATAAAAgaatctctcttccctcttcatCTTGTATGCCAACTTCTGATGCTTTATCCACTTGAACTTTGCCTCAACGACAGAAGTGGATCATTTTCTTTCCCAACATGATCCTGAGTAAGCTTGCAATGAATAATTTCTGGGCTAACTTAATTCAAATATGCATTTGTGGCAGGGTTCTCCATCTCttgagaagaagatgatcaacCCTTGCTTGCATGGTAACTTCATGAACAAGGAGGTTGAGTGCATGATGTATGCTGCCAGTTTGTGCATCTTACCCCATCCTGAAAGAAGGCCACCAATGTCAAAGGTTCCTAATTCATGCCTCTCAAATTGATTACTGTGTTTACCATTTTCTGGAAATTTTCTCTTTATAGAAATGTTTCAATGTGCAGGTATTGAAGATATTGGAAGGAGACATGCCTGGTGATATAGCATATCAGTGTGCAGAATGGAACACTAATTTAGAACTTCAAAGGAAGAGTAATTATGCTGCAGATGTATCATTGGATCTAATTCAAGACTCCAGCCCTTGCTATCAAATGACTCCATTAATGCATCATATGAAGCTCTCTCCATCTATTCATGATGTGTATAGAGGCAATGGATGCAACAACAATATTAACAGAACCTATTTGGAAGACACAGACAATTTCTTGAATCAAACTCATCGAATACGGAATAGCAGTCCTTTGCATATGATTCAATCAGATGACCTTGAATTATGAAGCTCTCTCCATCCAGTATCATTGCACACAGAAGCGACAGTAGCAGCAGCAATATCAAGCAAGCATCCTATATAAAATGGAGAGATTAAGCAGAAGTTGGAGCTTGAACCAAACTCTGCAGCTTTTGGGGTAACAAACATAAAGCATGTCTAAGAAATCTAAGGAGCTTGCTGATGAAATTCCCAAATCCATCAAGTCCAATTACTCATTTGATTGGAATCAACCAGTAATGAAATTGGAACATGCATCAACAATGAAGATGGGGCTCTGGctcttcaaattttgaattaaacAATGTGAGAGTGTGGA encodes:
- the LOC122062828 gene encoding inactive protein kinase SELMODRAFT_444075-like isoform X4, which gives rise to MQAKIVSNAMMGSVATEAKELKATWVVLDRHLRKESAFCLKRLNCNIILMDHSTPKILRSINFQLSKSIDVHELQKDPMITYNLGVASALDLNNKGTEYGNFHGVTSSSTECDSAETFSLQHSQLMHREFVSRATYCSTPFIKSQLLNKVTKFNPDGMLKSSATSMKGRRSYTGLLVKSDKNQGKSVILPAIEPLPSRKSTESPRLWHNFGRLTQQKQLLISRRASKDDSENHTIVSLSAPAISRTSSIRRAMSLPIRKPSNPPPLCSMCKHKAPVFHRSPRQFSYQEIERATDRFSSENFLAEGGHGPVFRGVLPDGQVVAVKHHGLASAHGASEFSSKVEELSCAQHKNLVMLVGYCIEKEWLLVYEFACNGSLDNHLYGKCFHGLAGTKTNEVMTWAKRMKVAIGAARGLRYLHEDCRVGCIIHGDFRPNNVLLTHDFEPLVGDFGLARWKVDDQSGDETCIIGSFGYLAPEYRHTGQLTAKADIYAFGIVLMELLSGLNNIDSSRSEEHQILPEWGSPSLEKKMINPCLHGNFMNKEVECMMYAASLCILPHPERRPPMSKVLKILEGDMPGDIAYQCAEWNTNLELQRKSNYAADVSLDLIQDSSPCYQMTPLMHHMKLSPSIHDVYRGNGCNNNINRTYLEDTDNFLNQTHRIRNSSPLHMIQSDDLEL